One window of Paenibacillus sp. FSL K6-3182 genomic DNA carries:
- a CDS encoding N-acetylmannosamine-6-phosphate 2-epimerase: MIPPLIAGLKKGFIVSCQALEHEPLYGSDIMAAMAAAAESGGASAIRANTPQDIAAIKRKCKIPVIGLYKKHYPDSDVYITPTLLEVGEVIRAGADIVAIDCTSMPRPRNEKLDHVIAAIRKNFPNTLIMADISTFEEGVSAMKLGVDVVSTTMSGYTPQSPKLQTPDFELIGKLAALGQTPVFAEGRIWSIEDCLRCFDAGAHAVVIGTAITRPQEVVRRFVTSIK, translated from the coding sequence ATGATCCCACCATTAATCGCCGGACTAAAAAAAGGATTTATCGTATCCTGTCAGGCGCTTGAGCATGAGCCATTGTACGGCTCCGATATTATGGCTGCGATGGCAGCGGCAGCGGAATCCGGAGGGGCATCAGCTATTCGTGCCAATACGCCGCAGGATATTGCCGCTATCAAACGCAAATGCAAGATTCCGGTTATCGGACTATATAAAAAACATTATCCCGATAGCGATGTCTACATTACTCCAACCTTGCTAGAGGTAGGGGAAGTGATCCGAGCGGGTGCTGATATCGTGGCTATAGACTGCACTTCCATGCCGAGGCCAAGAAACGAGAAGCTGGATCATGTCATTGCTGCTATTCGCAAAAATTTCCCTAATACGCTGATCATGGCGGATATTTCTACTTTTGAGGAAGGCGTATCCGCCATGAAGCTTGGCGTAGATGTCGTCTCTACGACGATGTCGGGTTATACGCCACAAAGTCCGAAGCTGCAAACCCCTGATTTTGAGTTGATCGGAAAATTAGCTGCGCTTGGTCAGACACCCGTTTTTGCGGAAGGAAGAATATGGTCGATCGAGGATTGCTTGCGCTGCTTTGACGCTGGCGCGCACGCTGTCGTAATCGGAACCGCTATTACAAGGCCGCAAGAGGTTGTGAGACGTTTTGTAACGAGCATCAAGTAA
- a CDS encoding DUF4855 domain-containing protein, giving the protein MERSDSGAFLRSGEQTAGINNLMLFYNGHYKNDAGVWRKEQFIPYISYIDAEGKPLEWLFDGALFLAKWSHSSNGFEESEEHPNDEKDWKWYLEKTFAESGELSALNEAMEEVAVKLADPEHKMKVVLMIPYPAPNQQNFGAISDDNNSLCFDHTIVSAVEATRNKQKALEWYIGQLLERWERADLPFLELKALYWMNEAVNTSVPYEEGLIGWTGDMVRAKGLKFFWIPYYRASLYWKWKELGFDAAAMQPNHFFTKTGESRVGIAANMAKQAGMGVEIEVDSRVFESDGDFRAKYENYLAGGARYGYSGEVFKGYYQDVKLLFDAAYAEEPEKRDIYDLTYQFIKGRYKR; this is encoded by the coding sequence ATGGAGCGATCGGATAGTGGAGCATTTCTTCGTTCAGGGGAACAAACGGCAGGAATAAACAATCTGATGTTATTTTATAACGGTCATTATAAAAACGATGCGGGCGTATGGAGGAAAGAGCAATTTATACCCTATATCAGCTACATCGATGCTGAAGGCAAGCCGCTCGAATGGCTGTTTGACGGGGCTTTGTTTCTAGCCAAGTGGTCTCATTCTTCAAATGGATTTGAAGAATCAGAGGAGCATCCAAACGATGAAAAAGACTGGAAATGGTACTTGGAAAAGACTTTTGCAGAATCAGGTGAACTGTCAGCATTAAATGAAGCGATGGAGGAAGTTGCTGTAAAATTAGCAGACCCGGAGCATAAAATGAAGGTTGTGCTCATGATTCCCTATCCGGCTCCGAATCAACAAAACTTTGGAGCAATAAGCGATGACAACAACTCGCTTTGCTTCGATCATACGATTGTTTCTGCAGTCGAAGCGACTCGAAATAAACAAAAAGCGCTTGAGTGGTATATTGGTCAACTGCTAGAGCGCTGGGAGCGTGCTGACTTGCCCTTTCTCGAGCTGAAGGCGCTCTATTGGATGAATGAAGCAGTGAATACGAGTGTTCCCTACGAGGAAGGGCTGATTGGCTGGACGGGAGATATGGTTCGCGCGAAAGGGCTGAAATTTTTCTGGATTCCCTATTACAGGGCCAGCTTGTATTGGAAATGGAAGGAGCTAGGCTTTGACGCAGCAGCAATGCAGCCTAATCACTTTTTTACTAAGACAGGTGAATCGAGAGTCGGTATCGCAGCCAATATGGCCAAACAAGCCGGCATGGGCGTAGAGATCGAGGTCGATTCTCGGGTTTTTGAAAGCGATGGCGATTTCCGCGCAAAATATGAGAATTATTTGGCAGGCGGCGCAAGGTATGGTTATAGCGGGGAAGTATTTAAAGGTTATTATCAAGACGTCAAGCTGCTCTTTGATGCAGCATATGCGGAGGAGCCGGAAAAAAGGGATATTTATGATTTGACCTATCAATTTATAAAGGGGCGTTATAAACGATGA
- a CDS encoding Gfo/Idh/MocA family oxidoreductase, which produces MTKVNIGVIGAGSISEVHLNAYAGNPEVNLYAICDLNEERAQNKASRFGAQKVFTDYRELLADPAIDAVSICTWNNSHAEISIAAVEAGKHVLVEKPLCKTVAEAERVEQAVKNSGKVLQVGFVRRYGSNTDVLQRFISAGELGSIYYAKATCLRRLGNPGGWFSDKERSGGGPLIDLGVHIIDLCWYLMGKPKVKSISGNTYRQLGNRANVQNLSFYKASDYDSSKNTVEDLANALIRFDNGASLLVDVSFTLHAKKDEITVKIFGDKGGAEIEPELFIVAEKHDTILNITPQVDQLGFDFASGFQNEINHFIDSCLGRKETLSPVQDGLEVMKMLCGIYESAEKGEEIQFS; this is translated from the coding sequence ATGACAAAAGTGAATATTGGCGTGATCGGGGCAGGCTCTATTTCGGAGGTTCATCTGAATGCGTATGCAGGCAATCCAGAAGTTAACCTTTATGCCATATGTGATTTAAACGAAGAGCGCGCCCAAAACAAAGCAAGTAGATTTGGCGCGCAGAAGGTGTTCACGGACTACCGCGAGCTGCTTGCTGATCCAGCAATCGATGCAGTAAGCATTTGCACATGGAACAACTCGCATGCTGAAATTAGCATTGCTGCTGTAGAGGCCGGCAAGCATGTGCTCGTGGAGAAGCCGCTTTGCAAAACCGTTGCAGAAGCGGAGCGGGTAGAGCAAGCGGTGAAAAATAGCGGCAAGGTTTTGCAGGTTGGTTTCGTGAGGCGCTACGGCTCGAATACGGACGTTTTGCAGCGTTTCATCAGTGCAGGTGAGCTTGGCAGCATTTATTATGCAAAGGCGACTTGTTTGCGAAGGTTAGGGAACCCAGGCGGTTGGTTCTCTGACAAGGAGCGTTCGGGCGGGGGACCTTTAATCGATCTTGGCGTACACATCATTGATTTATGCTGGTACTTAATGGGCAAGCCGAAAGTAAAGTCGATCAGCGGCAATACTTATCGTCAGCTAGGGAATCGGGCAAATGTCCAAAATCTATCGTTTTACAAAGCATCCGACTATGATTCCAGCAAAAACACCGTTGAGGATCTGGCAAACGCGCTTATCCGTTTCGACAACGGGGCATCACTTTTGGTGGATGTAAGCTTTACGCTGCATGCCAAAAAGGATGAGATTACCGTCAAAATTTTTGGTGACAAGGGCGGCGCCGAAATCGAGCCGGAGCTGTTCATCGTTGCAGAGAAACATGATACGATTCTGAACATTACGCCTCAGGTTGACCAGCTAGGCTTTGATTTCGCCAGCGGATTCCAAAATGAAATCAACCATTTCATCGACAGCTGCCTCGGACGAAAAGAGACATTAAGTCCAGTGCAAGATGGTCTTGAAGTGATGAAAATGCTGTGCGGCATATACGAATCAGCAGAGAAAGGTGAAGAAATTCAATTCAGCTGA
- a CDS encoding DUF4127 family protein: MSKVVYLPLDERPCNAKFPQMIAAISDLSLVAPPLELLGRKKQPARYEGVHDWLLQQAANADYLILSVDMLVYGGIVPSRLHQLSLQACMEHLQLLEQLKQRNPALRIYAFNLIMRAPAYNSSDEEPDYYAHYGHSIYRYGWLKDKQTSELLNDDEQNEWLQLHSSIPSAILNDFLQRRETNSQVNEHMITLVQSGIIDHLVIPLDDNSKYGFSPMEQRKLLISVEQYNLMDNVLIYPGADEIGNILFAKVFCTIKKYQPEVFVRYSSTLGPTIIPKYEDRSLNESIKSHLTSGGAFMGDSSMTADFVLMVHSPPVSSHDAAESPNLYRDRHRSYFSEVHIAEFVTAIEAIANKGCMVALADVASCNGADNSLLKLLSKKNLISRLSAYAGWNTSGNTLGTVIAHAIVASYYRQQSNNQESSTLMSEHFMLYRLIEDWGYQTIVRQEVAHQLPELGANYFDVSQVKEHVSQLITQKLQRFCNDYLAELAEGRIDELKAYLPWNRMFEVDLSL, translated from the coding sequence ATGAGTAAAGTCGTTTACCTTCCGCTAGACGAACGTCCTTGCAATGCAAAATTCCCACAAATGATAGCTGCAATCAGCGATCTCTCGCTCGTCGCTCCGCCACTAGAATTGCTCGGAAGAAAGAAACAGCCTGCCCGCTATGAAGGGGTACATGACTGGCTGTTGCAGCAAGCTGCTAATGCAGACTATTTGATACTTTCCGTTGATATGCTCGTTTACGGCGGCATTGTTCCTTCCCGTCTGCATCAATTATCGCTTCAAGCATGCATGGAACATCTCCAACTGCTTGAGCAGCTGAAGCAGCGCAATCCGGCACTTCGCATTTATGCGTTCAATTTAATTATGAGAGCCCCAGCTTACAACAGCAGTGACGAGGAACCTGATTATTACGCGCATTATGGACACTCGATTTATCGCTATGGCTGGTTAAAAGACAAGCAGACCTCCGAGCTGCTGAACGATGATGAACAAAACGAATGGCTTCAGCTTCATAGTTCTATACCAAGCGCCATTCTAAATGACTTTCTACAGCGCAGAGAAACGAACTCACAAGTAAATGAACATATGATCACGCTCGTACAATCCGGCATCATTGATCATCTTGTTATTCCTCTGGACGATAATTCGAAATACGGCTTCAGTCCGATGGAGCAGCGCAAGCTTCTTATCTCGGTAGAGCAGTACAATCTCATGGATAATGTGCTTATTTACCCTGGTGCTGACGAAATAGGAAACATCTTATTCGCCAAGGTGTTTTGCACGATCAAAAAATATCAACCTGAGGTTTTTGTTCGTTACTCCTCGACACTTGGGCCAACGATCATTCCGAAATACGAGGATCGCAGTCTGAATGAAAGCATAAAATCTCACTTAACTTCAGGAGGCGCCTTCATGGGTGATTCCTCGATGACAGCCGATTTTGTACTCATGGTACATTCTCCTCCAGTGTCTTCGCATGATGCAGCTGAATCACCAAATTTATACCGGGATCGTCACCGTTCCTACTTCTCTGAGGTGCATATAGCTGAATTCGTTACGGCGATTGAAGCGATAGCTAATAAAGGCTGCATGGTCGCACTGGCTGATGTCGCTTCATGCAATGGCGCCGATAATAGTCTCTTAAAACTGTTATCCAAGAAAAACCTAATTTCCCGCCTCTCCGCTTACGCTGGCTGGAATACGTCCGGCAATACACTCGGAACGGTGATAGCGCATGCCATCGTAGCTTCCTACTATCGCCAACAAAGTAATAACCAAGAATCAAGCACACTGATGAGCGAGCATTTCATGCTCTATCGTTTGATTGAAGATTGGGGTTATCAAACGATCGTAAGACAGGAAGTCGCTCATCAACTGCCAGAGCTCGGAGCCAACTACTTTGATGTGAGCCAAGTTAAAGAGCATGTATCTCAGCTCATCACCCAAAAGCTGCAGCGCTTCTGCAATGATTATTTAGCTGAACTCGCTGAGGGCAGAATCGACGAATTAAAAGCCTATCTCCCTTGGAATCGCATGTTTGAAGTCGATTTATCCTTATAG
- a CDS encoding N-acyl-D-glucosamine 2-epimerase: MSTLFKDSFRNQAVSGPSIQIDPSFPYYQQRSPESIVEEIMLAGYQSVHYFVVNEHVIQKELLLAFRQNGIPVWAMVIGNGTFSTDRFPEEWPSWQMKLLKEPNDGFWRLSPFSEGYVQWKKSAMAKLVTEYPFDGIEIAEPYFPEWGGIERGVYGDVGPLAQSAFRARYGVDMPDFTNAAAPNYYLRDVQTYNKWIEFRVEAVNGFINEMINGEGGVREVRPDIVVATWSLAINAGQDSVERLREDQGLDAPSMIEKVNPDIHFLQTHWPDWLRGDLPADYVKGYQPFVDQIKERFPELPLAVQADIGSAQPMIKSGEWLETFSQTAFALGYASWTAYEYHTGGYMYDHKPFPMLTERRSRNEIVISFNKRIDEHSAMNDSCYKLWNNGASISLVWDSIAVDGNRVILRSEQLPAASFVLELSDIRDTPESWLFKDRPANVIPNGTRLSILGVY, from the coding sequence TTGTCTACGTTGTTTAAGGACTCATTTCGCAACCAAGCCGTTTCTGGTCCTAGCATCCAGATTGATCCCTCATTTCCCTATTATCAGCAAAGGTCGCCAGAGAGTATTGTTGAAGAAATTATGCTTGCAGGGTATCAAAGCGTCCATTATTTTGTTGTAAATGAACATGTCATTCAGAAGGAGTTGCTGCTTGCCTTCCGTCAAAATGGAATTCCGGTGTGGGCGATGGTGATAGGAAACGGTACCTTCTCTACCGACAGGTTTCCAGAAGAATGGCCTTCTTGGCAGATGAAGCTGCTTAAGGAGCCGAATGACGGCTTCTGGCGATTGTCGCCATTTAGTGAAGGCTACGTGCAGTGGAAAAAATCAGCGATGGCTAAGCTTGTGACGGAGTATCCTTTCGACGGGATAGAAATTGCCGAGCCGTATTTTCCAGAGTGGGGCGGGATTGAGAGAGGGGTTTACGGTGATGTTGGGCCGCTTGCTCAGTCGGCGTTCCGAGCACGTTACGGCGTAGATATGCCTGATTTTACAAATGCAGCTGCTCCTAACTATTACCTTCGGGATGTTCAAACCTACAACAAGTGGATCGAGTTCCGTGTAGAAGCAGTCAATGGCTTTATAAATGAAATGATAAATGGAGAAGGAGGCGTTCGTGAGGTTAGGCCAGATATCGTTGTTGCCACTTGGTCGCTTGCGATTAATGCAGGACAGGATAGCGTCGAACGACTCCGTGAAGACCAAGGCCTTGATGCTCCATCGATGATTGAAAAGGTAAACCCGGATATCCATTTCTTGCAAACGCATTGGCCCGATTGGCTGCGTGGAGATCTGCCAGCTGATTACGTAAAAGGCTACCAGCCTTTTGTCGATCAGATTAAGGAGCGATTTCCCGAGCTGCCATTAGCCGTTCAGGCGGATATCGGTTCTGCACAACCAATGATTAAAAGCGGGGAATGGCTGGAGACATTCAGTCAAACGGCTTTTGCGCTCGGCTATGCATCTTGGACAGCTTATGAGTATCATACAGGCGGTTATATGTATGATCATAAGCCGTTTCCCATGCTTACTGAACGGAGAAGCAGAAACGAAATTGTGATTTCATTCAACAAACGAATTGACGAACACTCGGCTATGAATGATTCCTGCTACAAGCTTTGGAATAACGGCGCTTCTATTTCTCTGGTATGGGATAGTATAGCGGTTGATGGAAATAGAGTTATTCTTCGTTCGGAACAGCTGCCGGCAGCTTCATTTGTGCTAGAGCTAAGTGATATTCGTGATACGCCGGAGAGTTGGTTGTTTAAGGATAGACCCGCAAATGTGATTCCAAATGGTACGAGATTGTCCATTCTAGGAGTTTATTGA
- a CDS encoding Gfo/Idh/MocA family oxidoreductase — MQNIHIGFIGTGGIAQLHAGQMQALEGVEIVAVADPNEQSALQFLSTFHLTNTRRYACHKEMLEEGGLDAVIICSPHTLHFAQALDVLNAGCHVLIEKPMTCTSQEAEQLINAAEANSRLLQVSYQRHFQPEFIFIRQAIADGVIGKLSSINATLYQDWKRSQTGTWRQNAALSGGGMLMDSGSHIIDVLLWTTGLTPLEVKSTLSSYGAPVEIDSFTSITFEEGAIAALNIIGYVPGYKEFYSFCGDLGVIYLENGRIEISTYKDGVLPVQLPAQSTNQDKSFIDAIRGEHEILVSGEYARKVIQLTEAIYRSADYQV; from the coding sequence ATGCAAAATATTCATATTGGTTTTATAGGTACTGGCGGTATCGCACAGCTTCATGCTGGTCAGATGCAAGCGCTGGAAGGCGTGGAAATCGTTGCAGTGGCAGACCCAAATGAACAGTCTGCTCTGCAGTTTCTATCCACATTCCATTTGACCAATACCCGACGATACGCATGCCATAAAGAAATGCTCGAAGAAGGCGGTTTGGATGCCGTTATTATATGCTCACCGCATACTTTGCATTTTGCCCAAGCACTTGATGTATTGAATGCAGGCTGCCATGTCTTGATTGAGAAGCCGATGACCTGCACCTCCCAAGAAGCTGAACAATTAATAAACGCTGCAGAGGCAAATTCGAGGCTGCTTCAGGTTTCCTACCAAAGGCATTTCCAACCGGAGTTCATCTTTATTCGCCAAGCGATAGCAGATGGCGTAATAGGCAAACTAAGCTCGATTAACGCAACGCTCTATCAGGATTGGAAACGAAGCCAAACAGGCACATGGCGACAAAATGCTGCGCTTTCTGGAGGCGGTATGCTAATGGATTCAGGCAGCCATATTATTGACGTTCTGTTATGGACGACAGGCCTTACACCGCTTGAGGTGAAGTCGACCCTTAGCAGCTATGGTGCACCGGTGGAAATCGATTCTTTTACGAGCATCACCTTTGAAGAGGGTGCCATTGCTGCGCTGAACATTATTGGTTATGTACCGGGCTATAAGGAGTTTTATTCCTTCTGCGGCGATTTAGGCGTTATCTATCTCGAGAATGGCAGAATTGAGATTTCAACCTATAAGGATGGCGTTCTGCCAGTTCAGCTGCCAGCTCAAAGCACGAATCAGGATAAAAGCTTCATTGACGCGATCAGAGGAGAACATGAAATATTGGTATCGGGAGAATATGCTAGGAAGGTTATCCAATTGACTGAAGCAATATATCGTTCAGCAGACTATCAAGTTTGA
- a CDS encoding sugar phosphate isomerase/epimerase family protein: protein MNVSLSMWSVHKYWYEGKWDTVDFLAFASETGVKGVELLSCFWKEKEKDIPLIDEALRKYGLQVACFSACNNFVVADDSQRQAQVKEVTDAVDAAVHFGAKVVRVFSGDLPNDSISFEQGMQFVIDGLRAAADYAEQKGVTLCLENHGLFAGRSDQVMAIIQQVNSQALRSTFDTGNFLLVGQSSSDAIDELNGYVGHVHVKDFLPVPEGTAGGVTRALTGELFLGKIAGEGAVDLKYIFGELKKSGFDGWLTVEFEGEEEPKLGSIEAVNHVTRIVAGL from the coding sequence TTGAACGTTAGCTTAAGTATGTGGAGCGTGCATAAATATTGGTATGAGGGAAAATGGGATACCGTTGATTTTCTAGCATTTGCCTCCGAGACAGGGGTTAAGGGAGTGGAGCTGCTCAGTTGTTTTTGGAAGGAAAAGGAGAAGGATATCCCACTAATCGATGAAGCGCTTCGTAAATATGGTTTGCAGGTTGCGTGCTTCAGCGCGTGCAACAACTTTGTGGTAGCAGATGATTCACAAAGGCAAGCCCAAGTAAAGGAAGTAACGGATGCTGTCGACGCGGCTGTTCATTTTGGAGCCAAGGTCGTTCGTGTATTCTCAGGGGATTTGCCCAATGACTCCATATCGTTTGAGCAGGGAATGCAATTCGTAATTGATGGACTTCGTGCAGCGGCTGATTATGCCGAACAGAAGGGTGTCACACTTTGCCTAGAAAATCACGGGTTATTTGCAGGACGCAGCGACCAGGTTATGGCTATTATCCAACAGGTTAATTCCCAGGCGCTGCGAAGCACGTTCGATACCGGAAATTTTCTGCTCGTTGGCCAAAGCTCTAGCGATGCGATTGATGAGCTGAATGGGTATGTTGGTCATGTGCATGTTAAGGACTTTTTACCAGTGCCGGAAGGTACGGCTGGCGGCGTCACTCGGGCTTTAACGGGGGAGCTGTTTCTAGGGAAAATTGCTGGAGAAGGCGCTGTCGATTTGAAGTATATTTTCGGCGAGCTGAAAAAATCAGGTTTTGACGGGTGGCTTACCGTAGAGTTCGAAGGCGAAGAAGAGCCTAAGCTTGGCTCTATTGAAGCGGTTAATCATGTAACACGAATAGTGGCAGGCCTTTAA
- a CDS encoding MBL fold metallo-hydrolase — protein sequence MKVHFLGTAAAEGFPAMFCRCVHCLKARELGGKNVRTRSSVLIDGVLKVDFPPDTLHHVLTGGIDLGLVKDLFITHTHLDHLRAEDLEMRMPVYAHGLDAPLHVYGHDAVIRKCRDAVGRPDAERLVLRKIDLFETVDTGNAKVTALPANHDPDETCLLFLIEKDGKRIFYGHDTGLLPEETWRWLEQTKLDLTILDCTNGHLPFTGGHLNIAAVLDIRNRLRSNGIFSPDSKVVVTHFSHNIGLLHDDLTQFFDQEDIIVAFDGMILQL from the coding sequence GTGAAGGTGCATTTTCTTGGCACTGCTGCTGCGGAAGGTTTTCCAGCGATGTTTTGTCGTTGTGTGCACTGCTTGAAGGCAAGAGAACTTGGCGGTAAAAATGTGAGAACACGGAGCTCCGTCCTTATTGATGGCGTATTAAAGGTTGATTTTCCGCCAGATACGCTTCATCATGTTTTGACGGGCGGCATCGATCTCGGTCTTGTGAAGGATTTGTTCATCACGCACACGCATTTGGATCATCTTCGTGCAGAGGATTTGGAGATGCGGATGCCTGTTTATGCTCATGGATTGGATGCGCCGTTGCATGTTTACGGCCACGATGCTGTCATTCGCAAATGCCGGGATGCTGTTGGCAGACCAGATGCAGAGCGGTTGGTGCTGCGAAAAATAGATCTGTTCGAAACCGTCGATACCGGAAACGCCAAGGTGACGGCGCTGCCGGCAAATCATGATCCCGATGAAACCTGTTTGCTCTTTCTAATCGAAAAGGATGGGAAGCGTATCTTTTATGGACACGATACCGGGCTTCTTCCTGAAGAAACATGGCGATGGCTGGAACAGACGAAATTGGACCTCACCATATTGGATTGTACGAACGGCCATCTGCCGTTTACAGGCGGACATCTCAACATCGCAGCCGTTCTTGATATTAGGAACCGGTTACGCAGCAATGGGATATTCAGCCCGGATAGCAAGGTTGTGGTCACACATTTCTCTCACAATATAGGATTGCTGCACGATGATCTTACGCAGTTTTTTGATCAAGAGGATATCATAGTAGCTTTTGACGGTATGATTTTGCAGCTATAA
- a CDS encoding ADP-ribosylglycohydrolase family protein: MKASEQYYLQYSHHVEIERQQAMDEGKQISAELAATYEKLASMEWNDPQREQMAAAYIDEMGKLPLRADFPFVEPSNLPEIVAERPVAEFPVQQPALYEDLADKMYGAWLGRSAGCLLGQPIEGWRKERITGLLKETNNLPVHYYISSEIDPEIAEKYGVINEGGSYGNELVSWINNVKHMVEDDDMNYTIISLAVLEKFGYDFSPDDVAETWLNLLPLLRTCTAERIAYRNLVNRLDPPLSATYRNVYREWIGAQIRVDLYGYINPGNPAKAAEMAWRDASISHVKNGIYGAMWTAAMLAMAAVTDNRQDVIRAGLGQIPANCRLADDIRTVLRWYEEQMTFDSVVERIHHKYDESNAHHWCHTISNAMIVAASLLYGEGDLEATIGLAIISGFDTDCNAATSGSIVGMQKGASQLPEKWVKPLNDKIRSGVDGFGIVPLSHLAERTVKLIANNPYLK; this comes from the coding sequence ATGAAAGCCTCCGAACAGTACTACTTGCAATACAGCCATCATGTTGAAATTGAAAGGCAGCAGGCAATGGATGAGGGGAAACAGATCAGCGCAGAATTGGCTGCTACGTATGAGAAGCTGGCTTCCATGGAGTGGAATGACCCGCAACGTGAACAAATGGCTGCGGCTTATATCGACGAAATGGGGAAGCTGCCTTTAAGAGCTGACTTTCCTTTTGTTGAGCCCTCTAACCTGCCGGAAATAGTAGCGGAAAGACCAGTTGCCGAATTTCCGGTGCAACAACCTGCTCTTTATGAAGATTTGGCAGATAAAATGTATGGTGCCTGGCTCGGTCGATCCGCAGGCTGCTTATTGGGGCAGCCGATCGAAGGGTGGAGAAAGGAACGAATTACAGGCTTGTTAAAGGAAACAAACAATTTACCAGTTCATTATTATATTTCATCCGAAATTGATCCGGAAATTGCGGAAAAGTACGGCGTCATCAACGAGGGCGGGTCGTATGGAAACGAGCTCGTAAGCTGGATTAATAATGTGAAGCATATGGTCGAGGACGATGATATGAATTATACGATCATCAGCCTTGCTGTATTAGAAAAATTCGGCTATGACTTCTCTCCTGACGATGTAGCAGAAACATGGCTTAACCTGTTGCCATTGCTGCGCACCTGTACTGCAGAACGCATTGCTTACCGGAATCTCGTTAATCGCTTAGATCCACCACTCTCAGCTACATATCGCAATGTCTATAGAGAGTGGATTGGCGCTCAGATTCGTGTTGATTTGTATGGCTACATTAATCCTGGGAATCCAGCGAAAGCAGCTGAAATGGCTTGGAGAGATGCTTCGATCTCGCATGTGAAAAATGGCATCTACGGCGCCATGTGGACTGCAGCTATGCTGGCAATGGCTGCTGTGACGGACAACAGGCAGGATGTGATCAGAGCCGGTCTCGGTCAAATTCCTGCAAATTGCAGGCTTGCAGACGATATTCGGACGGTGTTACGCTGGTATGAGGAGCAGATGACCTTTGATTCAGTAGTAGAGCGTATCCACCATAAATATGATGAAAGCAATGCACATCATTGGTGCCATACGATCTCAAATGCGATGATTGTAGCCGCGTCTCTGCTGTATGGTGAAGGTGACCTGGAAGCAACAATAGGTTTAGCAATCATTTCGGGCTTTGACACGGATTGCAATGCGGCTACCTCAGGTTCTATCGTAGGTATGCAAAAAGGTGCGAGCCAACTACCCGAGAAATGGGTAAAGCCGTTAAACGATAAAATTCGTTCAGGCGTAGATGGCTTCGGCATCGTGCCTCTTTCTCATTTGGCAGAGCGAACGGTGAAGTTGATTGCAAATAATCCTTATTTGAAGTAA
- a CDS encoding GNAT family N-acetyltransferase, producing the protein MNQIIIQKYDPQRDKAQIERMLLNYNHLLNIFYNDEKSNKDNILVALNNTSSIGFLSFNGFGRKPQAILYVNKEHDAADIGSMLIQEYEKMLIPNEKVEHTLFTCSHHDTDLISLLDNNGYRLYLSSYIMERKGESFPSDNIIVRNYEENDYFEWDRICELAFFHMRQRIGLYPSFFYKPVEWEREQFAQNKNNMFVMIVDNTIVAIGKIEGNKICTVAISIEHQSRGYGRVFVKYLVNEIISRGEEKVILDVAKGNFAKTLYESLGFEETAFYHHYIKYFRPDTRLSAPPDGY; encoded by the coding sequence TTGAACCAAATTATTATACAAAAATATGATCCTCAAAGAGATAAAGCTCAAATCGAACGCATGCTGCTTAACTACAATCATCTATTGAATATATTTTATAATGATGAAAAAAGTAACAAAGATAATATTTTGGTTGCACTCAATAATACTTCAAGCATTGGGTTTCTTTCATTTAATGGTTTCGGCAGAAAACCTCAGGCCATATTATATGTTAACAAAGAGCATGATGCAGCGGATATCGGCTCAATGCTAATACAAGAATATGAAAAAATGCTTATTCCAAATGAAAAAGTAGAGCATACCCTATTTACATGTTCTCATCATGACACTGATTTAATCAGTCTTTTGGACAATAACGGATACAGATTATATTTATCCTCCTACATTATGGAGCGTAAGGGTGAATCATTCCCCTCAGATAACATCATAGTTAGAAATTATGAAGAGAATGATTATTTTGAATGGGATAGAATTTGCGAATTAGCTTTCTTTCATATGCGACAGCGTATAGGATTGTATCCTTCGTTTTTTTATAAGCCTGTGGAATGGGAACGCGAGCAGTTTGCACAAAATAAAAATAATATGTTTGTAATGATAGTTGATAATACTATAGTAGCCATAGGAAAAATTGAAGGAAATAAAATATGTACCGTTGCAATTTCCATAGAACATCAATCACGCGGTTATGGAAGAGTTTTTGTGAAATACCTGGTTAATGAAATCATCAGCAGGGGTGAAGAAAAGGTAATCCTTGACGTTGCAAAAGGTAATTTTGCGAAAACGTTATATGAAAGCCTTGGGTTTGAAGAAACGGCGTTTTACCACCACTATATTAAATATTTTAGACCGGATACAAGACTAAGTGCTCCACCCGACGGTTATTAA